GAAGGAACTCCGATGGACTTCCGCACTCCGACTCCGGTAGGCGCACGTATCAATGACTACGATTTCGTACAGTTGAAGAATGGTAACGGTTACGATCATAACTGGGTATTGAATACTAAGGGCGACATTACCCGTAAGTGTGCTACTCTCGAATCACCGCTGACTGGTATCGTACTCGATGTATATACTAACGAACCGGGTATTCAGGTATATGCAGGAAACTTCCTGGATGGTTCGTTGACCGGAAAGAAAGGTATCACTTACAACCAGCGTGCTTCCGTATGTCTCGAAACTCAGAAGTATCCCGATACTCCGAACAAACCGGAATGGCCTTCGGCAGTACTTCGTCCGGGCGAGAAATATATGAGTCAGTGTATCTTTAAGTTCTCTGTAAACAAGAATTAAAGATAAGTATATTATATCATTAGTTTATCCTATCCTGTCATTCAGAGCGTAGCGAAGAGTGACAGGATGATACTATTTTAGAAGCATGAAAAACAACCGAAGCAGATGGTATGCCCTTCTTTTAGTCGTGTTATCTATCATGACACCGTCAGTTGCACAAAATACAAAGTATGTCAACTTGTTTATCGGTACTTCCGGTGATAACGGACAGGTAGCTCCGGGCGCTGCCGCTCCTTTCGGAATGGTTTGTGTGTGTCCGGATAATGATCCGCGTAGCCATGCCGGTTATGATTATGCAGTGACGAAAGTCTCCGGTATCTCTGTCAACCGCCTCTCCGGAGTGGGATGTAGTGGCGGAGGAGGAAACCTGCGCATTCGTCCGGTAGCTCCTTCACAGGAATTGCATATTAAAAAGTCCCGCGAGAAAGCAACTCCCGGATATTACTCGACAGCTTTTACCAATGGTATCAAAACTGAATTGACAGCGACCAACGCTATGGCGGTGGAACGCTATAAATTTCCCCGAAGCCTTTCCGCTGCCCTTTGGATAGACTTCGCCTCTACGTTTGAAGACGTAGCTACCTGCCATTACAAACGTATATCGGAAACTTGCATCGAAGGCTATGTACAGGCAAAGAACGTCTGCGGACATGGATGCTACAAACTCTATTTCTCCTTAAATACCAGCCAGCCTTTCCAGTTGGAAGAACAGAAAGAGACGACTGCCTGCCTTACCTTTGGCAAAAAGGTACGTTCGGTGGAAGTCCGTATCGGACTGTCTGCGTTAAGTTCCGAACTGGCGAGCTGGGAATGTGCCCGTTGGGAAAAGATGGACTTCGAAGATGTGAAATCCCGGACCGCTGATCAGTGGGAAAAACAATTGTCAGCTATCGACGTCAAAGGAGGCAAGAAAGATGACAGGGTCATTTTCTATACTTCCCTGTATCGTACTTACCTGAGTCCGGCGGATGTCAGTTCTCCGGACGGAGCTTATCTGGGTACGGATGGAAAAGTGTATATCTCAGAAGACTTCCGATATTACAGTAACTGGTCGTTATGGGATACCTTCCGCACTAAATTTCCTTTGTTGGTACTGACCGAACCTGCGAAGATGCGGGATATGGCGACTTCCCTGATTCATCTGTATGCAACGGGAAAGAAAGACTGGTCCACCGGATTCGAGTCTACCCCGACAGTACGTACGGAACATGCCGTAATTCTTTTGTTGGACGCTTACCGGAAAGGAATTACCAACCTTGATTTCCGTAAAGGATACGCTGGTATGAAGCAGGAAATGGAGCGGTTGCCCATGCGTTCGCCCGACCAGAAGATGGAATCGGCATATGACTTGTGGGCAATGGCAAAGATTGCGGAAATCATCGGTGAAAAGGCGGATTCCGAACAATACCGGCAACGTTCGGTCTCTCTTTTTGAAGAAACATGGAAGAAGGAATTTATGAATGTGACTCCCGCTTTTGAAGTGATGAAGAACAACGGACTCTATCAGGGAACCCGTTGGCAATACCGATGGGCGGCTCCACAATACATTGATAAAATGATAGAATGGGTAGGGCAGGACTCTCTTCGTTTGCAACTTACCTATTTCTTCGACCATCACCTTTATAATCAGGGAAACGAACCGGATATCCATGTTCCTTACCTGTTCAACCGACTTGGGGCACCGGAGAAAACCCAGCAGATAGTACGCAGTCTGATGACCGAACCGATGATCCATAAATATGGAGGCAACTCGGAATTTAAGACTCCTTATCTGGGTAAGGCATTCAAGAATGCCCCCGAAGGGTATAGTCCCGAAATGGACGAAGACGACGGTACGATGAGTGCCTGGTACGTGTTCGGGGCAATGGGTTTCTATCCTCTGCTTGTGGGAGATGAATACTATGATCTGACCTCTCCGCTTTTCGACAGGGTACTGTTGCGGTTGACGAATGGAAACGTACTTACTATTCAGACAGAAGGACGGAAAAAGAAAGACGCACCGATCAAAAGTATCCATTTCAACGGGAAAAAGATTGCTGACTACCGTATATCTCACAATGAACTGATAAAAGGCGGAGAATTGATTTATAATTATAAATAAACCGAATTAAAACAAGGCTGACTAAAAAGTCGGTAGTATCTCCAAAAAAATATTCAAAATGAAACAGAAACGATCTTTTAAAATAGGTGTTGCGGGTACGCTGCTGACTGTCGGGTTACTGACAGCAGCTTTTACTACACGCACTGCCAGTGAGTCTGTAAGGGTGATGGACCGCCCCGACACAGAATCGACGAATGTGAATTATGTGAGCTATCGGGCCCCGCTCCGTCCGTTGAACTTTATTAAGCTGCCTGTCGGCAGCATCCAGCCGGAAGGCTGGGTAAAGAAGTACCTCGAACTGCAACGTGACGGGCTGACCGGACATCTGGGAGAAATCAGTGCCTGGCTGGAGAAAGATAATAACGCCTGGCTGACAACCGGTGGTGATCATGGCTGGGAAGAAGTACCTTACTGGCTGAAAGGTTATGGCAACCTTGCCTATATCCTGAATGACCCGAAGATGATTGCAGAAACAAAAACATGGATTGAAGGTGTATTTGCCAGTTGCCAGCCCGATGGATACTTCGGTCCTGTCAACGAACGGAACGGCAAGCGTGAATTGTGGGCACAGATGATTATGCTCTGGTGTCTGCAATCTTATTATGAATATTCTCAGGACCAACGGGTTATTGACCTGATGACGAACTACTTCAAATGGCAGATGACTGTTCCCGACGATAAACTTCTGGAAGACTATTGGGAAAACAGCCGTGGCGGTGACAACATCATCAGTATCTATTGGCTTTATAACCATACCGGAGATGCCTTCCTGCTGGACCTTGCCAAGAAGATTCACCGCAATACAGCCGACTGGACAAAATCAACCTCCCTGCCCAACTGGCACAATGTGAACATCGCCCAGTGTTTCCGCGAACCTGCCACTTATTATATGCAGACCGGAGATTCCGCCATGCTCAAAGCCTCTTATAATGTACATCATTTGATCCGTCGCACTTTTGGCCAGGTTCCGGGCGGTATGTTCAGTGCCGACGAGAATGCCCGTCTGGGATATATCGATCCTCGTCAGGGAGTGGAAACCTGCGGACTGGTGGAACAGATGGCTTCCGATGAGATCATGCTCTGTATGACAGGTGATCCGATGTGGGCTGAGCATTGCGAAGAAGTAGCTTTCAACTCTTATCCTGCCGCTGTGATGCCGGACTTCAAGGCTTTGCGCTACATCACTTGTCCGAATCATACTGTCAGTGACTCAAAGAACCATCATCCGGGTATTGACAACCGTGGTCCGTTCCTTTCCATGAATCCATTCAGCAGCCGTTGCTGTCAGCATAACCATGCACAAGGCTGGCCTTATTTTTCGGAACATCTGATATTGGCAACTCCCGACAACGGTATTGCTGCTGCCATCTATGCTGCTTGCAAAGCAAAGATCAAAGTGGGTAATGGAAAAGAAATCGTCCTTCACGAAGAGACTAACTATCCTTTTGAAGAAGGCATCAAATTCACCGTTTCTACCGATGAAAAGGTCGATTTCCCGTTCTACCTCCGCATTCCTTCATGGACTGAAGGAGCCGAAGTGCGTGTCAACGGAAAGAAGATCAGTGTGAAACCTGTATCCGGTAAATACCTTTGTATCGAACGCGAATGGGCGGATGGTGATAAAGTAGAAATGACTCTTCCGATGTCTTTGTCCATGCGTACGTGGCAAGTCAATAAGAACAGTGTAAGTGTGGATTATGGTCCGTTGACTTTATCTCTGAAGATTGACGAGAAATATATAGAAAAAGACAGTCGTGAAACGGCTATCGGTGACTCCAAATGGCAGAAAGGTGCTGACCCGAAGAAGTGGCCTACTACTGAAATCTATGCTAACAGTCCCTGGAACTATTCGTTGGTATTGGATAAGAAAGAGCCTTTGAAGAACTTCAAAGTCGTTCGTAAGTCCTGGCCTGCTGATAACTTCCCGTTCACGGTGGCCAATGTGCCTTTGGAAGTGAAAGCTACCGGCCAGATGATCCCCGAATGGCAGATTGACGAAACCGGACTTTGCGGTGTATTGCCCGAAGAAGATGCGGTGAAAGGCGCTAAAGAAGAGATTACATTGATTCCGATGGGAGCGGCCCGGTTGAGAATATCGGCTTTCCCGAATACAAAGGAGTAACTGGTGATGGAATCAGTTTACTTGAATTTGTTATAAGATAAATCATTTTGATTTAGAAAGATATAAGTGTTTATGATTGCATCATTGGCGAAATGACTGATTTGTGCTATTATTTGGAAAGAATGTTGCCTCCAAACTATCAGAATTTCGCCAATTTTGCAATCTAAATAAAAGATGTTCGTTGAACTAATTTATAATAATACTTATATCAACCATGAAGAATTTAGCATTATGGGCTGTTTCTGCCCTTTTTGTAGCTGCTTGTACCCCGAAAGCCGAGCAACCAACCGACTCCGGCCTGTTAAGAACTAACTTCCAGACTGAAGTAGGTGGTAAGAAAACCGATCTGTACACCCTTCGTAACAAGAACAACATGGAAGTTTGTGTGACGAATTTCGGTGGACGCATTGTTTCTGTGATGGTCCCCGATAAAGACGGTAAGATGCAGGATGTAGTTTTAGGTTTCGATTCTATTCAGGATTATATCAGCAAACCTTCTGATTTTGGTGCCAGCATCGGTCGTTACGCAAACCGTATCAATCAAGGTCGATTCACATTGGACAGCATTGAATATCAGTTGCCTCAGAATAATTACGGTCATTGCCTGCATGGCGGTCCCAATGGATTCCAGTATCGTGTGTTTGACGCTGTGCAACCGAATCCGCAAGAAGTGGAACTGACTTATGTCGCTGCGGATGGCGAAGAAGGTTTCCCGGGTAACATTACCTGTAAAGTCCTGATGAAACTGACAGACGATAATGCAATTGATATCCGCTATGAAGCAGAAACGGATAAGCCGACTATCGTAAATATGACCAACCATTCTTATTTTAACCTTGACGGCGATGCAGCAAG
This sequence is a window from Bacteroides thetaiotaomicron VPI-5482. Protein-coding genes within it:
- a CDS encoding beta-L-arabinofuranosidase domain-containing protein — protein: MKQKRSFKIGVAGTLLTVGLLTAAFTTRTASESVRVMDRPDTESTNVNYVSYRAPLRPLNFIKLPVGSIQPEGWVKKYLELQRDGLTGHLGEISAWLEKDNNAWLTTGGDHGWEEVPYWLKGYGNLAYILNDPKMIAETKTWIEGVFASCQPDGYFGPVNERNGKRELWAQMIMLWCLQSYYEYSQDQRVIDLMTNYFKWQMTVPDDKLLEDYWENSRGGDNIISIYWLYNHTGDAFLLDLAKKIHRNTADWTKSTSLPNWHNVNIAQCFREPATYYMQTGDSAMLKASYNVHHLIRRTFGQVPGGMFSADENARLGYIDPRQGVETCGLVEQMASDEIMLCMTGDPMWAEHCEEVAFNSYPAAVMPDFKALRYITCPNHTVSDSKNHHPGIDNRGPFLSMNPFSSRCCQHNHAQGWPYFSEHLILATPDNGIAAAIYAACKAKIKVGNGKEIVLHEETNYPFEEGIKFTVSTDEKVDFPFYLRIPSWTEGAEVRVNGKKISVKPVSGKYLCIEREWADGDKVEMTLPMSLSMRTWQVNKNSVSVDYGPLTLSLKIDEKYIEKDSRETAIGDSKWQKGADPKKWPTTEIYANSPWNYSLVLDKKEPLKNFKVVRKSWPADNFPFTVANVPLEVKATGQMIPEWQIDETGLCGVLPEEDAVKGAKEEITLIPMGAARLRISAFPNTKE
- a CDS encoding aldose epimerase family protein, encoding MKNLALWAVSALFVAACTPKAEQPTDSGLLRTNFQTEVGGKKTDLYTLRNKNNMEVCVTNFGGRIVSVMVPDKDGKMQDVVLGFDSIQDYISKPSDFGASIGRYANRINQGRFTLDSIEYQLPQNNYGHCLHGGPNGFQYRVFDAVQPNPQEVELTYVAADGEEGFPGNITCKVLMKLTDDNAIDIRYEAETDKPTIVNMTNHSYFNLDGDAASNADHLLMVDADYYTPVDSTFMTTGEIVPVEGTPMDFRTPTPVGARINDYDFVQLKNGNGYDHNWVLNAKGDISRKCASLESPKTGIVLDVYTNEPGVQVYAGNFLDGSLTGKKGITYNQRASVCLETQKYPDTPNKPEWPSAVLRPGEKYMSQCIFKFSVDKE
- a CDS encoding glycoside hydrolase domain-containing protein; the encoded protein is MKNNRSRWYALLLVVLSIMTPSVAQNTKYVNLFIGTSGDNGQVAPGAAAPFGMVCVCPDNDPRSHAGYDYAVTKVSGISVNRLSGVGCSGGGGNLRIRPVAPSQELHIKKSREKATPGYYSTAFTNGIKTELTATNAMAVERYKFPRSLSAALWIDFASTFEDVATCHYKRISETCIEGYVQAKNVCGHGCYKLYFSLNTSQPFQLEEQKETTACLTFGKKVRSVEVRIGLSALSSELASWECARWEKMDFEDVKSRTADQWEKQLSAIDVKGGKKDDRVIFYTSLYRTYLSPADVSSPDGAYLGTDGKVYISEDFRYYSNWSLWDTFRTKFPLLVLTEPAKMRDMATSLIHLYATGKKDWSTGFESTPTVRTEHAVILLLDAYRKGITNLDFRKGYAGMKQEMERLPMRSPDQKMESAYDLWAMAKIAEIIGEKADSEQYRQRSVSLFEETWKKEFMNVTPAFEVMKNNGLYQGTRWQYRWAAPQYIDKMIEWVGQDSLRLQLTYFFDHHLYNQGNEPDIHVPYLFNRLGAPEKTQQIVRSLMTEPMIHKYGGNSEFKTPYLGKAFKNAPEGYSPEMDEDDGTMSAWYVFGAMGFYPLLVGDEYYDLTSPLFDRVLLRLTNGNVLTIQTEGRKKKDAPIKSIHFNGKKIADYRISHNELIKGGELIYNYK